The following proteins come from a genomic window of Desulfobacterales bacterium:
- the lptC gene encoding LPS export ABC transporter periplasmic protein LptC → MASVYKKPTLIKIILAATIVIILGTVIAIYIISQSDPYVMEPVAESAEPEATLSVNKIHQTATRDGKKEWSLEASSGHFIDKTRQLILKDVKVTFFLKDKSEILLLADQGILETDSSNIEVTGNVVLDNKEYKLLTEKLSYDHNQRLLYSKTPVTISGASAKLAAESLRFDIDTKKLTLEGRVATQIDEDFAL, encoded by the coding sequence ATGGCATCCGTATATAAAAAGCCCACACTTATTAAGATTATACTAGCCGCCACCATTGTGATTATCCTGGGCACGGTTATTGCCATTTATATCATCTCTCAGTCAGATCCTTACGTCATGGAGCCGGTAGCAGAATCCGCTGAGCCCGAAGCAACCTTGTCGGTAAATAAGATACACCAGACGGCAACACGTGACGGAAAAAAAGAATGGAGCCTGGAAGCAAGCTCAGGCCACTTTATCGATAAAACCCGGCAATTAATACTCAAGGATGTAAAAGTTACCTTTTTCCTCAAAGATAAGAGTGAAATACTTCTGTTAGCCGATCAAGGTATACTTGAAACCGACTCAAGCAACATTGAAGTTACCGGCAACGTCGTGTTGGACAACAAGGAATACAAGCTGTTGACTGAAAAATTAAGCTATGACCACAACCAACGCCTGCTGTATTCGAAAACCCCGGTAACGATTTCCGGCGCATCGGCCAAATTGGCTGCCGAATCATTACGCTTTGACATTGACACCAAAAAACTTACGCTGGAAGGACGGGTTGCCACTCAAATTGATGAAGATTTTGCGCTTTAG
- a CDS encoding M23 family metallopeptidase codes for MKEKTKNKKRGILIIAGLIILLPVIWFVLVLYEGQPPEVVFELVSPYIGKSQDFSISVADSKSGLRKVWLAMIKDGKEVVLVDTKFPSAGILSGGTLKTKTLRVPFEPAKHQLSDGKAILRLAVWDYSWRGWWKGNRVYTEKNLIIDTQPPEIEVLSTVHNLTQGGSGLVIFRTSEDSIRSGVQVGDNFFPAHAGYYTDDRIQMAFIGLGYQQGPETRIFVKAFDEAGNSAEAGINTYIRKKKFKKDNIRISDRFLNRKMPEFKTGAALSPTGSPVDKFIQINRELRQANYKQLTELVQTTAAVKHWQGAFKRMAGSANQAGFADHRVYTYNGKTIDRQVHLGIDLASVSHAPVPAANSGVVIFSGDLGIYGKTVLIDHGFGLFSMYAHLNASDVRKEQRVSKGDTLGRTGSTGLAGGDHLHFSILVHNIFVNPIEWWDGAWIKNNVMSKIEAVPSIPKKP; via the coding sequence TTGAAAGAAAAAACGAAAAACAAAAAACGCGGTATTCTGATCATTGCCGGCCTCATCATTTTGTTGCCGGTTATCTGGTTTGTGCTGGTTCTGTACGAAGGTCAACCCCCCGAAGTTGTTTTTGAGCTTGTCTCACCCTACATCGGTAAGTCTCAGGATTTTTCCATATCCGTTGCCGATTCTAAAAGCGGTTTGAGGAAAGTTTGGCTCGCCATGATTAAAGACGGCAAAGAGGTGGTTCTGGTTGACACTAAGTTTCCCTCTGCCGGAATTCTGAGCGGCGGAACGCTGAAAACCAAAACGTTGCGCGTTCCTTTTGAGCCAGCAAAACATCAATTATCCGACGGCAAAGCCATCCTGCGTTTGGCGGTATGGGATTATTCGTGGCGGGGATGGTGGAAAGGCAACCGGGTCTATACTGAAAAGAACTTGATCATTGATACGCAGCCGCCGGAAATTGAAGTCCTCAGCACAGTCCATAATTTGACCCAGGGGGGCTCCGGACTTGTGATTTTCCGCACTTCGGAAGATTCTATTCGAAGCGGTGTTCAAGTGGGGGACAATTTTTTCCCTGCGCATGCCGGTTATTATACAGATGACCGCATTCAAATGGCTTTTATTGGATTGGGCTATCAGCAGGGCCCGGAGACGCGCATCTTTGTCAAAGCCTTTGATGAGGCCGGCAATAGCGCCGAGGCCGGAATAAACACCTATATTCGCAAAAAAAAATTTAAAAAAGACAACATCCGCATCTCGGATCGTTTTCTAAACCGTAAAATGCCCGAATTCAAGACCGGCGCAGCCCTGTCACCCACCGGCTCGCCGGTGGACAAATTTATCCAAATTAATCGTGAATTGCGCCAGGCCAACTACAAGCAACTTACCGAATTGGTGCAAACGACTGCTGCGGTCAAGCACTGGCAAGGGGCGTTTAAACGCATGGCCGGATCAGCAAATCAAGCGGGGTTTGCCGACCATCGTGTCTATACGTACAATGGTAAAACGATTGACCGTCAGGTTCACCTGGGAATCGATTTGGCTTCGGTATCGCATGCACCGGTTCCGGCGGCCAATAGCGGCGTAGTCATATTTAGCGGTGATCTGGGTATTTACGGTAAAACCGTACTGATCGATCACGGCTTCGGTCTATTTAGTATGTATGCCCACCTGAATGCCAGCGATGTGCGCAAAGAGCAGCGGGTGTCCAAGGGCGATACGCTTGGCCGCACAGGCAGCACCGGGTTAGCCGGAGGAGATCATCTGCATTTCAGTATATTGGTCCACAACATATTTGTTAATCCGATCGAATGGTGGGATGGGGCCTGGATAAAAAACAATGTGATGTCCAAGATCGAGGCTGTGCCGTCGATTCCCAAAAAGCCATAA
- the lptB gene encoding LPS export ABC transporter ATP-binding protein: protein MTTLYLQNLVKTYGGRQVVNSVSMDIGSGDVVGLLGPNGAGKTTTFYMTVGLVKPDGGNVLLDDEDITDYPMHIRSRKGVGYLPQETSIFRKLSVKQNVMAILEILPISNSERAERADMLLEELGIKHLSDQRASLLSGGEKRRLEITRSLAINPSFILLDEPFAGVDPLAVKDIKSIIEHLKRRGIGILISDHNVRETLGVCDRAYILCDGQVIESGDPQKIANSEAACRVYLGDEFKL, encoded by the coding sequence ATGACAACATTGTATCTTCAAAATCTGGTTAAGACCTATGGCGGGCGTCAGGTGGTTAATTCCGTCAGCATGGATATTGGTAGCGGCGATGTTGTCGGCCTGCTAGGTCCCAATGGAGCGGGCAAGACCACTACTTTTTATATGACCGTGGGTTTGGTCAAACCGGATGGTGGTAATGTGTTGCTTGACGATGAAGATATAACTGATTACCCTATGCATATCCGATCACGCAAGGGTGTCGGGTATCTTCCTCAAGAAACATCTATCTTCAGAAAGCTGTCTGTAAAGCAAAATGTAATGGCGATTCTTGAAATTCTACCCATTTCTAATTCTGAGCGGGCTGAACGGGCTGATATGCTTCTTGAAGAGTTGGGCATCAAACATCTGAGCGATCAAAGGGCTAGCCTGCTGTCAGGTGGCGAGAAAAGGCGGCTCGAAATAACGCGATCGCTTGCAATAAATCCTTCATTCATACTTCTGGACGAACCATTTGCCGGTGTGGATCCCCTGGCAGTCAAAGATATAAAGAGTATTATCGAGCACTTAAAACGACGCGGTATCGGCATCCTCATCTCCGACCATAATGTCAGAGAAACACTGGGTGTCTGCGACAGGGCTTACATACTATGCGACGGGCAGGTCATCGAATCCGGCGACCCCCAGAAAATTGCAAACAGTGAAGCCGCATGCCGCGTATACTTGGGAGACGAGTTTAAATTATAA
- the thpR gene encoding RNA 2',3'-cyclic phosphodiesterase translates to MPETFRAFVAIDLPESVRSTLRTVQQELKSGKFRIKWVRPESIHLTLKFLGDIDVARIDAIADAMTLAVKNSTRLVLAPRGLGVFPNARRPRVIWVGLGGQLDLLKNLQQALEAQLAELGLPKESRPFKGHLTLGRVKGKIAVARLQAALADCENFEFDSFEVNQIILFKSQLQSSGAVYTKVKQVNF, encoded by the coding sequence ATGCCTGAAACGTTTCGTGCATTTGTTGCGATTGATTTGCCTGAAAGCGTTCGTTCCACCCTGAGAACGGTTCAGCAAGAGCTTAAATCAGGCAAATTTCGCATTAAATGGGTACGGCCGGAAAGCATTCACCTAACACTGAAATTTTTGGGTGATATCGATGTGGCTCGGATCGATGCCATTGCTGACGCAATGACATTGGCGGTAAAGAATAGCACGCGTCTGGTTTTGGCGCCGCGCGGTTTGGGTGTGTTTCCAAATGCGCGACGACCGCGGGTTATTTGGGTTGGTCTTGGGGGACAACTGGATCTACTCAAGAACCTGCAGCAAGCGCTTGAGGCGCAATTGGCCGAATTGGGTTTGCCAAAGGAATCGCGCCCGTTTAAAGGTCATTTGACGCTGGGCCGTGTTAAAGGAAAAATTGCTGTCGCACGCTTGCAGGCAGCGCTGGCTGACTGCGAAAATTTTGAATTCGATAGTTTTGAGGTCAACCAGATCATTCTGTTCAAAAGCCAGTTGCAGTCGAGCGGAGCAGTCTATACGAAGGTCAAGCAGGTCAACTTTTAG
- a CDS encoding PTS fructose transporter subunit IIA, producing MIGIVIVTHSQLGDALIEAAEFIIGSKPEALVSVSIDLTESTEVLRNKIAKGIKKVKSKDGVLILTDMFGGTPSNLSYSFLEEGKIEVISGVNLPILIQAANIRDKMKLGKLAVKLEKFGKKSISLASGILKGNKRS from the coding sequence ATGATCGGAATCGTAATCGTAACGCACAGTCAATTAGGAGATGCGCTCATCGAGGCAGCCGAGTTTATCATCGGCAGCAAACCGGAAGCCCTGGTGTCGGTATCAATTGATCTGACCGAAAGCACCGAGGTCTTGCGGAATAAAATTGCCAAAGGCATCAAAAAGGTCAAATCCAAAGATGGTGTCCTGATTCTAACGGATATGTTCGGCGGGACCCCATCGAATTTGAGTTATTCTTTCCTGGAAGAAGGAAAAATTGAAGTGATATCCGGTGTTAATCTTCCAATTTTAATTCAAGCGGCCAATATCCGTGACAAAATGAAATTGGGCAAACTGGCGGTCAAACTGGAAAAATTCGGCAAGAAAAGTATTTCCCTGGCAAGCGGTATATTAAAAGGAAACAAGCGGAGTTAG
- the gap gene encoding type I glyceraldehyde-3-phosphate dehydrogenase, whose translation MTVKMGINGFGRIGRLVLRAVWNHPEVQVVAINDLADAATMGHLLKYDSVHGRFDVDVTAQDDRLQIDDKSIAIRSIKEPSKIGWEKLGVDIVAECTGLFRDREGASGHLTAGARKVIISAPASDPDITLVMGVNSNQYDPRRHHIISNASCTTNCLAPVAKVILENFGLKSGLMTTIHAYTGDQRLLDFPHKDLRRARAAALSMVPTTTGAAKAVALVMPELDGKLNGLAIRVPTPNVSLVDFVAAVEKPDTTKSEVNAALKSASEGSLAGILGYSEEPLVSVDYNGSPFSSVVDAPTTYVVGNMIKVLSWYDNEAGYSHRMVDLAAMIGTDL comes from the coding sequence ATGACCGTAAAAATGGGTATCAATGGGTTCGGTCGCATCGGACGCCTCGTGCTCCGCGCCGTCTGGAACCATCCTGAAGTACAGGTGGTTGCCATTAATGATCTGGCAGATGCTGCCACCATGGGCCATTTGCTAAAATACGATTCCGTTCACGGCAGGTTTGATGTGGATGTCACTGCCCAGGATGACCGCCTGCAGATAGATGACAAATCCATTGCGATCCGATCCATCAAAGAGCCCTCCAAAATTGGCTGGGAAAAGCTGGGTGTTGATATCGTTGCTGAATGCACCGGGTTGTTTCGCGATCGTGAAGGCGCGTCCGGGCATCTGACGGCCGGGGCCCGTAAAGTCATCATTTCCGCGCCCGCCAGTGATCCGGATATCACCCTTGTTATGGGTGTCAACTCAAATCAATATGATCCGCGCCGGCATCATATCATTTCAAACGCGTCATGCACGACCAATTGTCTGGCGCCGGTGGCAAAAGTGATCCTGGAAAATTTTGGTTTAAAATCCGGCCTGATGACGACCATTCACGCTTACACCGGTGATCAACGACTGCTGGATTTTCCGCACAAGGATTTGCGCCGTGCGCGGGCTGCTGCCCTTTCAATGGTGCCCACCACCACCGGAGCGGCCAAAGCGGTCGCCCTGGTGATGCCGGAACTTGACGGCAAACTCAACGGTTTGGCCATCCGCGTGCCAACACCCAATGTCTCCCTGGTGGATTTCGTGGCCGCAGTTGAAAAACCGGATACGACAAAATCAGAGGTAAATGCGGCCCTTAAAAGCGCTTCAGAAGGATCCTTGGCCGGAATCCTGGGATACAGCGAAGAGCCGCTGGTTTCAGTTGATTACAACGGCTCCCCGTTTTCATCTGTCGTCGATGCCCCCACAACCTATGTTGTCGGCAACATGATCAAAGTGCTGTCCTGGTATGATAATGAGGCGGGCTACTCTCACCGGATGGTGGATCTGGCTGCTATGATAGGCACCGATTTGTAA
- the rimI gene encoding ribosomal protein S18-alanine N-acetyltransferase: MPDWQLDPVTPQDLDTILTIDRAAFKRPWQRKSFVAELVHKDAFGYVVRKKVNQKSSDVIAYVFVRVILNEMHIMRIAVAVSFQTKGVATRMLRQCFTLAQQKRLDAVYIEVRPSNTSAIALYRRAGFQSLGTRPNYYPETGEDALVMVKHLKVTP, from the coding sequence ATGCCAGATTGGCAGCTGGATCCGGTAACGCCACAGGATCTAGATACCATTCTGACCATCGACCGCGCGGCATTTAAGCGGCCCTGGCAGCGAAAATCATTTGTAGCTGAATTAGTCCATAAAGATGCATTTGGCTATGTCGTCCGAAAAAAGGTAAATCAAAAAAGCAGTGATGTCATCGCGTATGTGTTTGTACGCGTTATCTTGAACGAAATGCATATCATGCGGATTGCAGTCGCTGTTAGTTTTCAAACCAAGGGGGTGGCCACCCGCATGCTACGGCAATGTTTTACACTTGCCCAACAGAAACGGCTTGACGCAGTTTATATTGAGGTTCGCCCCAGCAATACATCCGCGATTGCCCTGTATCGCAGAGCAGGTTTTCAGTCGCTGGGCACAAGACCCAATTATTATCCTGAAACCGGCGAAGATGCGCTGGTAATGGTAAAACATTTAAAGGTGACACCATGA
- the rapZ gene encoding RNase adapter RapZ: MKQLNIIIITGLSGSGKSTAMAAFEDAGFYCVDNMPVALLPKFLELPIESDTGIAGVAFVMDLREKGFLSEYGPVFESLKKEGYVFEFLFLEAEEDVLVQRYSATRRQHPLSQQGKSLLEGIRAEKQQLGNLRTVSDKIIDTSNYTVHELKASIMEIVRKSRAKVAMRIQVVSFGFKYGIPYDADLIVDVRFLVNPYFDSELKPLDGTHSKIKKFVLNHPDTQAFLDKYMELLDYLIPMYEKEGKSYLTLGVGCTGGRHRSVTIAGALFDHIRKTKDQIEIVHRDIHQTS; the protein is encoded by the coding sequence GTGAAACAGCTAAATATTATAATAATAACCGGCCTATCGGGTTCCGGTAAAAGCACGGCCATGGCAGCATTTGAGGATGCCGGCTTTTACTGCGTTGATAACATGCCGGTCGCTCTCCTTCCCAAGTTTCTCGAATTACCCATTGAAAGTGATACCGGAATCGCCGGTGTCGCCTTTGTGATGGATCTGCGGGAAAAGGGATTTCTCTCCGAATACGGTCCTGTTTTTGAGTCCTTAAAAAAGGAAGGCTACGTCTTTGAATTCCTTTTTCTCGAAGCTGAAGAAGATGTCCTGGTACAGCGTTACAGTGCTACCCGCAGACAACATCCGTTATCACAGCAAGGCAAAAGCCTGCTGGAAGGTATTCGGGCAGAAAAGCAGCAACTGGGGAATTTAAGGACTGTGTCCGATAAAATCATTGACACTTCCAATTATACGGTCCATGAACTCAAAGCCAGTATCATGGAAATCGTCCGCAAGAGCAGAGCAAAAGTAGCGATGCGGATTCAAGTGGTCTCTTTTGGTTTTAAGTATGGGATCCCCTACGATGCTGACCTGATTGTAGATGTCCGTTTTCTGGTCAACCCATACTTCGATTCGGAGTTAAAACCTTTGGATGGCACACATTCTAAAATTAAAAAATTTGTATTAAACCATCCGGATACCCAGGCCTTTTTAGATAAATATATGGAATTGCTTGATTATCTGATACCCATGTATGAAAAAGAGGGCAAATCCTACCTGACATTAGGTGTCGGTTGCACCGGCGGCCGCCACCGCTCGGTGACCATCGCAGGCGCCCTTTTTGATCATATTCGAAAAACTAAAGATCAAATAGAAATTGTTCATCGCGATATTCATCAAACATCATAG
- a CDS encoding LptA/OstA family protein produces MKILRFSFGPKIRSMNALPILAIVAAVILIPTIPAASQNTDQGVQHSAAKSIRITADKLIAKIEAAEIDFIGNVKALQAGAMVTSERLKIVYEQDAVGHKDSTTKTTAIRKMLASGRVKIVYEDMTAEADSAEYTIKSKVLVLFGQPSRLTRGGQTITGSKITLQRSDGTLKVESKGEQRVKAIFYPK; encoded by the coding sequence ATGAAGATTTTGCGCTTTAGCTTCGGTCCAAAAATCCGCTCGATGAACGCCTTGCCGATATTGGCCATCGTGGCCGCAGTTATCCTGATACCAACAATCCCGGCGGCCAGCCAAAACACCGATCAAGGAGTCCAACATTCAGCAGCAAAAAGCATTCGAATTACCGCTGATAAGCTGATTGCGAAAATTGAAGCGGCTGAAATAGATTTTATCGGAAACGTTAAAGCGCTGCAGGCTGGGGCGATGGTCACTTCAGAGCGCCTCAAGATCGTCTATGAGCAGGATGCTGTTGGCCACAAAGACAGCACCACCAAAACCACAGCCATTCGCAAAATGCTGGCCAGCGGGCGTGTTAAAATTGTTTATGAAGATATGACTGCAGAGGCAGATTCAGCGGAATATACAATAAAATCAAAGGTTCTCGTTTTATTCGGACAGCCATCACGTTTAACCCGCGGCGGTCAGACCATTACCGGATCGAAAATCACGCTGCAGCGCTCCGACGGCACGCTAAAGGTTGAAAGCAAGGGAGAACAGAGGGTCAAAGCAATATTTTATCCTAAATAA
- the raiA gene encoding ribosome-associated translation inhibitor RaiA, with the protein MQTSVTFKNLDSSDTLKSYVQDKLDRFDRLLDNPAEANVVLSVEKFRHMAEINIIGDRLTINGKEETVDMYSAIDMVLDKMEKQIKKSKEKIRERRSNAKSRNKEMLEDEMSASEDETESHIRIKHIEYKPMDVEEAALQLDLLDDNFLVFTNARSDQVNVLYRRKDGHYGLIQPSN; encoded by the coding sequence ATGCAGACTTCGGTAACATTTAAAAACCTCGATTCTTCCGATACCTTAAAATCATATGTTCAGGATAAGCTCGATCGTTTTGATCGCTTGCTCGATAATCCAGCCGAAGCCAATGTGGTGCTTTCGGTTGAGAAATTTCGCCATATGGCTGAAATCAATATTATTGGAGATCGCCTAACAATAAATGGCAAAGAAGAAACCGTTGATATGTACTCGGCCATTGATATGGTCTTGGATAAAATGGAGAAACAAATAAAGAAAAGTAAAGAAAAAATAAGAGAGCGTCGCAGTAACGCCAAATCTAGAAACAAAGAAATGTTAGAGGATGAAATGAGTGCTTCCGAAGATGAAACGGAAAGCCACATCCGAATCAAACACATCGAATATAAACCTATGGATGTCGAAGAGGCTGCTTTGCAGCTGGACTTGCTCGATGATAACTTTTTGGTCTTTACCAATGCGCGTTCAGACCAGGTCAACGTCCTGTATCGACGCAAAGACGGCCATTATGGGTTAATTCAACCAAGCAACTGA
- the rpoN gene encoding RNA polymerase factor sigma-54 has protein sequence MALELRQQLKLTQQLIMTPQLQMAIKLLQLSRLELLDTIRQELEENPALEEIQESAADDNLPEQSEKASDESSQTEEVTIDEKIHDDIDWSNYLGEYNTPGRVNYEGEDRDTPRFEAFIAPKKSLRDHLLWQFLMIKPNREEEAIASQIVGNLNADGFLDCSDEELAIMCNTTVEAVERTLVQMQSFDPIGVCARDLKECLLIQAKHFGFENTIVCDIISNHLQDLERKNYKGICKALKISMDEVVSTVNIIKAFEPKPGRQFSEETPQYINPDIYVYKLDDDFVIMLNDDGMPKLRVNSFYKKTISRGKKISGEAEDYIQDKIRSAAWLIKSIHQRQKTIYKVMESILKFQRTFFEKGIAHLKPMVLRDVAQDISMHESTISRVTTNKYAYTPQGIFELKYFFNSSIRRANGGDIASASVQEKIRQIIASEDPKKPYSDDKISQLLKQDHEIHIARRTVAKYREMLKVLPSNKRKQI, from the coding sequence ATGGCACTTGAATTACGACAACAACTCAAATTAACCCAGCAGCTGATCATGACACCTCAGCTGCAGATGGCCATCAAACTGCTGCAGCTGTCACGTCTGGAACTGCTCGACACCATCCGTCAGGAACTGGAAGAAAATCCGGCCCTCGAAGAAATTCAGGAAAGTGCCGCAGATGACAACCTGCCCGAACAGTCTGAAAAAGCATCCGATGAATCTTCACAAACAGAAGAAGTCACCATTGATGAAAAAATCCATGACGACATTGATTGGAGCAACTATTTAGGGGAATACAACACACCAGGCCGTGTAAACTATGAAGGTGAAGATAGAGACACGCCGCGCTTTGAAGCCTTTATTGCTCCCAAAAAATCCTTGCGCGATCATTTGTTATGGCAGTTTCTGATGATCAAACCCAACCGCGAAGAAGAGGCCATCGCCAGTCAAATCGTGGGCAATCTGAACGCAGACGGCTTTTTAGACTGCTCTGACGAGGAATTGGCCATTATGTGCAACACCACTGTTGAGGCGGTTGAACGCACCCTTGTCCAGATGCAATCATTTGATCCTATTGGTGTGTGCGCGCGGGATCTCAAAGAGTGCCTGCTGATCCAGGCCAAGCATTTTGGGTTCGAGAATACCATTGTGTGCGATATTATCAGCAACCACCTGCAAGATCTGGAAAGAAAGAATTATAAAGGTATTTGCAAAGCGCTCAAAATAAGCATGGATGAAGTGGTTTCGACGGTCAACATTATTAAGGCCTTCGAACCCAAACCCGGTCGCCAATTTAGCGAGGAAACACCTCAATACATCAATCCGGACATCTACGTCTATAAGCTGGATGACGATTTTGTGATTATGCTCAATGATGACGGGATGCCCAAATTACGCGTTAATTCATTCTATAAAAAAACCATCAGTCGCGGTAAAAAAATCTCTGGTGAGGCCGAAGATTACATCCAGGACAAAATTCGGTCGGCAGCCTGGTTGATTAAGAGCATCCATCAGCGTCAGAAAACGATCTATAAAGTTATGGAGAGCATCTTAAAATTTCAACGAACGTTTTTTGAAAAAGGCATCGCTCACCTGAAGCCAATGGTGCTCAGAGATGTGGCCCAGGATATCAGCATGCACGAATCCACAATCAGCCGTGTTACCACCAATAAATACGCTTACACGCCGCAGGGTATTTTTGAGCTAAAATACTTTTTTAATAGTTCCATCAGGCGGGCAAATGGAGGCGACATTGCCTCCGCCAGTGTTCAGGAGAAAATCAGACAAATTATCGCAAGTGAAGATCCCAAAAAGCCCTACAGTGATGATAAAATTTCACAGCTTTTAAAACAAGACCATGAGATTCACATCGCACGGCGTACCGTAGCCAAATATCGTGAAATGCTCAAAGTTTTGCCATCCAACAAACGCAAACAAATTTAG
- a CDS encoding PTS sugar transporter subunit IIA encodes MKILDVMSKEAILDDLKSQNKKGILEELVVPLAGSTGLNADDLVRVLMERERLGSTGIGGGIGIPHGKIKDLESLVLGFGLSRKGIDFESIDGEPTHIFFVLITPEDSTGLHLKLLARISRILKNDHFKERLMNAADRDEIFDIIKQEDEEF; translated from the coding sequence ATGAAAATCCTTGATGTCATGTCAAAAGAAGCGATTTTAGATGACCTTAAATCGCAGAATAAAAAAGGAATTCTTGAAGAGCTGGTCGTTCCGCTGGCCGGCAGCACCGGTTTGAACGCTGATGACCTGGTACGCGTCCTCATGGAAAGAGAACGACTTGGCAGCACCGGCATTGGCGGTGGGATAGGCATTCCGCATGGTAAAATCAAAGATCTGGAGTCACTGGTGTTGGGGTTTGGTTTAAGCCGCAAGGGCATTGATTTTGAATCCATCGATGGAGAACCGACCCACATCTTTTTCGTCCTGATAACGCCCGAGGACTCTACCGGACTTCACTTGAAACTTTTGGCGCGAATTTCAAGAATTCTGAAAAATGACCATTTCAAGGAGCGCTTGATGAATGCGGCCGACCGGGATGAAATATTCGACATCATCAAGCAAGAGGATGAAGAGTTTTAA
- the recA gene encoding recombinase RecA, which translates to MTISPDKEKALETAMSQVERQFGKGSIMKLGSRPVIDVPVISTSSLALDKALGIGGLPRGRVIEIYGPEASGKTTLALHAVAEAQKNDGIAAFIDAEHALDTVYAKKLGVNCDDLLVAQPDTGEQALEIADMLVRSGAIDIVVIDSVAALVPRAEIEGEMGDSHMGLQARLMSQAMRKLTGTISKTMTSIIFINQIRMKIGVMFGNPETTTGGNALKFYSSVRLDIRRIGAIKDGQEVIGNRTRVRVVKNKMAPPFTDAEFDIVYGEGISKYGDLIDVGVEAGIIEKSGSWYSHGGERIGQGRENVKRFLKENPDLFESMYSKARETLELSEAESGEKPEEETKKVKNK; encoded by the coding sequence ATGACGATTTCACCGGATAAGGAAAAAGCATTGGAAACAGCCATGTCCCAGGTTGAGCGGCAGTTTGGCAAGGGATCAATCATGAAACTGGGGAGCCGTCCGGTTATAGACGTGCCGGTTATCTCGACCAGTTCACTTGCCCTGGATAAAGCCCTGGGAATCGGCGGCTTGCCCCGGGGAAGGGTGATTGAAATTTATGGACCCGAAGCCTCCGGCAAAACCACTTTGGCGTTGCACGCCGTCGCAGAGGCGCAGAAAAACGACGGCATTGCCGCTTTTATCGACGCCGAACATGCGCTTGACACGGTCTATGCTAAAAAACTCGGCGTCAACTGCGATGATCTTCTTGTGGCCCAGCCGGATACTGGTGAGCAGGCACTTGAAATAGCCGATATGCTGGTCAGAAGCGGCGCCATCGATATCGTCGTGATTGACTCTGTGGCCGCTCTGGTGCCGCGCGCTGAAATCGAGGGCGAAATGGGCGACTCCCATATGGGGTTGCAGGCTCGGTTGATGTCGCAGGCAATGCGCAAGTTGACGGGGACGATCAGCAAAACCATGACATCCATTATTTTTATTAACCAGATTCGGATGAAAATAGGCGTGATGTTTGGCAATCCAGAGACCACAACCGGCGGCAACGCCCTCAAATTCTATTCCTCTGTTCGGCTGGACATTCGGCGAATTGGAGCGATCAAGGACGGACAGGAAGTGATCGGGAACCGCACGCGGGTTCGAGTGGTTAAAAATAAGATGGCGCCGCCATTTACGGATGCCGAATTTGATATTGTATACGGGGAGGGCATATCAAAATACGGTGATTTGATTGACGTCGGGGTTGAAGCCGGCATCATCGAAAAAAGCGGCTCCTGGTACTCGCATGGCGGTGAACGTATCGGGCAGGGCCGGGAAAACGTTAAACGATTTTTAAAGGAAAACCCTGATTTATTCGAGAGCATGTATTCCAAAGCCAGAGAAACGCTGGAGCTCTCAGAAGCTGAAAGTGGCGAAAAGCCAGAGGAAGAAACAAAGAAAGTCAAAAATAAGTAA